Proteins from a single region of Parambassis ranga chromosome 16, fParRan2.1, whole genome shotgun sequence:
- the csad gene encoding acidic amino acid decarboxylase GADL1: MASSMERHMNGLSPVAELRHPVKCPPRVVDSFVSNGHSEEVDSAESFIKQAMEIIMDEAVKKATDVHEKVCEWRSPEELKELLDLELRDGGESESEVLKRCRDAIRYSVKTGHPRFFNQLYAGMEPYSMVASFITEAIKTSLYTYEVAPVFTLMEDAVLRKMMELVGWEEGGEGIFNPGGSMSNMYAVNLARYRHCADIKEVGLYGAPRLVILTSQDCHYSISKSAALLGIGTKNVYVVPADKRGKMIPSALEEQIKLAKSEGAVPFMVNATAGTTVLGAFDPIQEIADICEKHDLWLHVDACWGGAALMSKKHRQLLKGIHRADSVAWNPHKMLMACLQCSAFLVRGKTNLLQRCHSARASYLFQQDKFYDVSYDTGDKSVQCSRKPDAFKLWLMWKALGTKELEWRVDRALTMARYLVQEMKKREGFRLLLEPEYANVCFWYIPPSLRKLPDGPELWKKLHAVAPVVKERMMKTGSMMIGYQTHGDKPNFFRMVVISPQVSREDLDFVLDEIHNLGKDL, encoded by the exons ATGGCATCGAGTATGGAGAGACACATGAACG GCCTGAGCCCCGTGGCCGAGCTGAGGCACCCAGTGAAATGTCCTCCACGTGTTGTTGACAGCTTCGTTTCAAATGGCCACAGTGAGGAAGTGGACTCAGCAGAGAGCTTCATCAAACAAGCTATGGAAATAATCATGGATGAGGCTGTGAAAAAGGCCACTGATGTCCAtgaaaag GTGTGTGAGTGGCGTTCCccggaggagctgaaggagctgctggatCTGGAGCTGAGAGACGGAGGAGAGTCTGAGTCTGAGGTCCTGAAGCGCTGCAGGGACGCCATCAGATACAGCGTGAAGACCG GTCATCCTCGCTTCTTCAACCAGCTGTATGCGGGCATGGAGCCTTACTCCATGGTGGCGAGCTTCATCACTGAAGCCATCAAAACCAGCCT GTACACATACGAGGTGGCTCCTGTCTTCACCCTGATGGAGGACGCTGTGCTGAGGAAGATGATGGAGCTGGTGGGCTGGGAGGAAGGCGGAGAAGGAATCTTCAACCCGG GTGGCTCCATGTCCAACATGTACGCCGTGAACTTAGCCAGATACCGTCACTGTGCAGACATTAAAGAGGTCGGCCTCTACGGAGCTCCAAGGCTGGTCATACTAACATCACAGGAT TGTCATTACTCCATTTCCAAATCAGCGGCTTTGCTGGGAATTGGAACAAAGAATGTTTACGTGGTGCCAGCTGATAAAAG aGGAAAGATGATCCCCTCGGCTCTGGAGGAGCAAATAAAGTTAGCTAAAAGTGAG ggtgcAGTTCCCTTCATGGTAAACGCCACAGCAGGAACCACAGTTCTTGGAGCTTTTGATCCCATCCAGGAGATCGCAGACATCTGTGAGAAGCACGACCTGTGGCTGCACGTGGAC GCCtgttggggaggagcagccctCATGTCTAAGAAGCACAGACAGTTGTTAAAGGGCATCCACAG AGCCGACTCTGTTGCCTGGAACCCTCACAAGATGCTGATGGCCTGCCTGCAGTGCTCTGCTTTCCTGGTCAGAGGCAAAACG AACCTCCTCCAGCGCTGCCACTCTGCTCGGGCCTCCTACCTCTTCCAGCAGGATAAGTTCTACGACGTCAGCTACGACACAGGTGACAAGTCGGTCCAGTGCAGCAGGAAGCCGGACGCTTTCAAGTTGTGGCTCATGTGGAAGGCTTTGGGAACCAAAGAACTGGAGTGGAGGGTGGACAGAGCCCTCACCATGGCCAG ATATCTGGTACAGGAGATGAAGAAAAGGGAAGGATTCCGTCTGCTGCTTGAA CCTGAATATGCAAATGTTTGTTTCTGGTACATCCCACCAAGTCTGAGGAAGCTTCCAGACGGACCTGAGCTCTGGAAGAAGCTCCACGCT GTGGCCCCGGTGGTGAAGGAGCGCATGATGAAGACAGGCAGCATGATGATAGGCTACCAGACCCACGGAGACAAACCCAACTTTTTCAGGATGGTGGTCATCAGCCCCCAGGTCAGCAGGGAGGACCTGGACTTCGTCCTGGATGAGATTCACAATCTGGGAAAGGACTTGTGA